Proteins encoded within one genomic window of Bdellovibrio bacteriovorus:
- the rpmA gene encoding 50S ribosomal protein L27 yields MASKKAGGSTKNGRDSQSKRLGVKRFGGEKVLPGTIIVRQRGTKFHLGNNVKMGRDYTIYSVVEGLVKFERFSKERFKVSVYPKAV; encoded by the coding sequence ATGGCAAGTAAAAAAGCCGGTGGTAGTACAAAGAACGGTCGTGATTCACAGAGTAAACGCTTAGGTGTAAAACGCTTTGGTGGTGAAAAAGTTCTTCCGGGAACAATCATTGTTCGTCAACGTGGAACAAAATTCCACTTGGGTAACAATGTTAAAATGGGTCGCGATTACACGATCTATTCTGTTGTCGAAGGTCTTGTTAAGTTTGAACGTTTCTCTAAAGAGCGTTTCAAAGTTAGTGTTTATCCAAAAGCTGTTTAA
- the obgE gene encoding GTPase ObgE: MKFIDEVKISLASGRGGPGCVSYRRESLMPRGGPDGGNGGKGGDVIIRTSKHINSLVDIRQNKRYAAQNGQMGMGRQKSGHNGEDLVMIVPEGTVIRTLEGEIIVDMTGISEYVLLKGGRGGMGNEFFKTSVNQAPDYAQPGEDGEEIEVKLELKLIADVGIIGFPNAGKSTLISRISAARPKIADYPFTTLTPNLGVVKAGDYTSFVVADIPGLVKGAHEGVGLGIQFLKHIERTRLFIHLIDASGMSGRDPVEDYLDINNELKMYDTNNEDKEGFFPLATRPQFVVLNKIDTLSETQLMKLKNKFKDISGQEPYAISAVTGKNIKEFIQELARQIMQEEEE; the protein is encoded by the coding sequence ATGAAGTTTATCGATGAAGTAAAAATATCTCTTGCGTCAGGCCGAGGTGGTCCTGGTTGCGTCAGCTATCGCCGTGAATCGCTTATGCCTCGCGGTGGTCCTGATGGTGGTAACGGCGGAAAAGGCGGCGACGTCATTATCCGCACGTCTAAACATATCAATTCTCTTGTCGATATTCGTCAGAACAAAAGATATGCGGCACAAAATGGCCAGATGGGTATGGGTCGACAAAAATCCGGTCACAACGGTGAAGACCTTGTGATGATTGTTCCTGAAGGAACAGTGATTCGTACTCTTGAAGGCGAAATCATTGTCGATATGACGGGAATTTCTGAATACGTTTTGCTTAAAGGCGGACGTGGCGGAATGGGTAACGAGTTTTTCAAAACAAGTGTGAATCAAGCTCCGGACTACGCACAACCTGGCGAAGACGGTGAAGAGATTGAAGTTAAGCTTGAGTTGAAATTGATCGCCGACGTGGGAATCATTGGTTTTCCAAATGCTGGAAAGTCCACTTTGATTTCGCGCATCTCTGCGGCTCGTCCGAAGATCGCGGATTATCCTTTTACAACTTTGACTCCGAACTTGGGTGTCGTCAAAGCCGGTGACTACACGTCATTCGTCGTTGCGGATATCCCAGGATTAGTGAAGGGCGCGCACGAAGGTGTGGGATTAGGAATTCAATTCCTAAAACACATCGAACGCACACGTCTTTTCATTCACTTGATTGATGCTTCCGGGATGTCGGGACGTGATCCAGTGGAAGACTATTTAGATATTAATAACGAGCTTAAGATGTACGACACCAACAACGAAGACAAAGAAGGATTCTTCCCTCTTGCCACGCGTCCTCAGTTTGTTGTGCTCAACAAGATCGACACATTAAGCGAAACACAACTGATGAAACTTAAAAATAAGTTCAAAGATATTTCGGGCCAAGAGCCTTACGCAATCTCGGCAGTGACGGGCAAAAATATCAAAGAATTTATTCAAGAACTTGCTCGTCAAATCATGCAAGAGGAAGAAGAATAA